A single window of Engraulis encrasicolus isolate BLACKSEA-1 chromosome 20, IST_EnEncr_1.0, whole genome shotgun sequence DNA harbors:
- the abcf1 gene encoding ATP-binding cassette sub-family F member 1 isoform X2: MPKKSKDVELWEGDEVETTTSSDNKPVKKGKKDKKGKKSFFEELASDTKPEKEEEPVKETHSKQPQKKKKDRRKGKAADADDDDEDVMEKLKKLSVQPSDEDEEEEVVLPSKGGKKNVKKGGNIFAALSQGQSDDDEDEEEEEEEDDEEDEKPSKSKASAEVPKGKKKDKPKSKKNKDASDEEQDEEPEKKDEEKKGVKKGGKKPAASAAKPSKSPEADEEDEEETQKKGKKEQPKRGKAPPPEDDEDDDKSDGDDTMMCAEDTIREQLEAEKDDPYANLSKKEKKKKKKMLEYERQVASVRAANASEGDFSVSVAELSSRQAMLENASDIKLERFSISAHGKELFVNADLLIVAGRRYGLVGPNGKGKTTLLKHIANRALSIPPNIDVLLCEQEVVADDTPAVQAVLKADTRRLKLLEEEKQLQTRLEAGDDSVTDRLDKVYEELRIIGAAAAEAKARRILAGLGFTSEMQNRPTKKFSGGWRMRVSLARALFMEPTLLMLDEPTNHLDLNAVIWLNNYLQGWKKTLLIVSHDQSFLDEVCTDIVHLDMQKLYYYRGNYLTFKKMYVQKQKELLKQYEKQEKKLKDLKAGGKSTKQAEKQTKEALTRKQQKGKKKGQEEESLEAPELLKRPREYTVKFTFPNPPPLSPPILGLHAVDFTYDGNKALFKNVDFGIDLESRICIVGPNGVGKSTLLLLLTGKLTPTKGEMRKNHRLKMGFFNQFNIMQMRSKFRLWRSTITSHIKSYQISNIMLHSI; the protein is encoded by the exons ATGCCCAAGAAAAGCAAGGACGTGGAACTATGGGAGGGAGATGAAGTAGAAACGACAACATCATCAG ACAACAAACCAGtcaagaaaggaaagaaagacaagaagggGAAGAAGAGT TTTTTTGAAGAGTTGGCATCAGATACCAAGCCTGAAAAAGAAGAGGAGCCTGTGAAAGAAACCCACTCTAAGCAA CctcagaagaaaaagaaggatcgTCGAAAAGGTAAAGCAGCCGATGCTGATGATGACGACGAAGATGTCATGGAGAAACTGAAGAAACTTTCAGTTCAGCCcagtgatgaagatgaggaggaagaag TTGTGCTTCCCAGCAAAGGTGGGAAGAAAAACGTGAAGAAG GGAGGCAACATTTTTGCAGCTCTTAGCCAGGGAcagagtgatgatgatgaagacgaagaggaggaggaggaggaggatgacgaggaggaTGAAAAACCATCTAAAAGCAAAGCATCTGCA GAAGTGCCAAAGGGCAAGAAAAAAGATAAACCTAAGTCCAAGAAAAACAAG GACGCCTCTGATGAAGAGCAGGATGAGGAACCCGAGAAGAAAGACgaggagaagaagggggtgaagaaaggaggaaagaaaccTGCAGCATCAGCAGCCAAGCCATCTAAG TCTCCAGAGgctgatgaggaagatgaagaggagactCAGAAGAAAGGCAAGAAAGAACAGCCCAAG AGAGGTAAGGCGCCTCCCCCTGAAGATGACGAGGACGACGATAAGAGCGATGGGGATGACACGATGATG TGTGCAGAAGATACCATACGAGAGCAGCTGGAGGCTGAGAAGGACGACCCCTACGCCAACCTGagcaagaaggagaagaagaagaaaaagaaaatg CTGGAATACGAGAGGCAGGTGGCGAGCGTACGAGCGGCGAACGCATCAGAGGGAGACTTCTCCGTCTCTGTGGCTGAGCTGTCCTCCAGGCAAGCCATGCTGGAGAACGCCTCGGACATCAAG CTGGAAAGGTTCAGCATATCTGCTCACGGGAAGGAGTTGTTTGTTAACGCTGACCTCTTGATTGTGGCTGGAAGGCGATATGGTTTAGTTGGACCAAACGG GAAAGGAAAAACCACACTTCTGAAGCACATTGCCAACAGAGCCCTTAGCATCCCACCTAACATTGATGTTCTTCTCTGTGAACAAG agGTGGTGGCTGACGACACTCCGGCAGTGCAGGCGGTGCTGAAGGCGGACACGCGGCGTCTGAAgctcctggaggaggagaagcagctgCAGACCAGACTGGAGGCAGGAGACGACAGCGTGACAGACAGACTGGACAAG GTTTACGAAGAGCTGAGGATAATTGGTGCCGCAGCTGCCGAGGCAAAGGCCCGCAGGATTCTGGCCGGTCTGGGCTTCACCTCGGAGATGCAGAACCGGCCCACCAAGAAGTTCTCTGGAGGCTGGAGGATGAGAGTCTCCCTTGCCAG GGCCCTCTTCATGGAGCCCACGCTGCTTATGCTGGACGAGCCCACTAACCACCTGGATCTCAACGCCGTCATCTGGCTTAACAA tTATCTTCAAGGCTGGAAAAAGACTCTTCTTATTGTTTCTCACGACCAGAGTTTCCTGGATGAAGTCTGTACAGATATCGTTCACTTAGACATGCAAAAGCTCTATTACTACAGAGGAAACTATT TAACTTTCAAGAAGATGTACGTGCAGAAGCAGAAGGAGCTTCTGAAGCAGTATGAGAAACAAGAGAAGAAACTCAAAGACCTGAAGGCTGGAGGAAAGTCAACAAAACAGGCT GAGAAGCAGACCAAAGAGGCCCTGACGCGGAAGCAGCAGAAGGGCAAGAAGAAGGGCCAGGAGGAGGAGAGCCTGGAGGCCCCTGAGCTGCTCAAGAGGCCCCGGGAGTACACAGTCAAGTTCACCTTCCCCAACCCACCGCCCCTCTCGCCACCCATCCTCGGACTGCACG CTGTCGACTTCACGTACGACGGAAACAAGGCTCTATTTAAGAATGTGGACTTTGGTATTGACCTGGAATCCCGAA TTTGCATTGTCGGCCCTAATGGAGTTGGGAAGAGTACATTGCTGCTGCTTCTGACTGGAAAGTTGACTCCT AcaaaaggagagatgaggaagaacCATCGCTTG AAAATGGGCTTCTTCAAccagtttaatattatgcaaatgaggagcaaatttcgCCTGTGGCGGTCAACCATCACATCACATATCAAATCATACCAAATCAGCAACATAATGCTTCATTCTATTTGA
- the abcf1 gene encoding ATP-binding cassette sub-family F member 1 isoform X1, translating into MPKKSKDVELWEGDEVETTTSSDNKPVKKGKKDKKGKKSFFEELASDTKPEKEEEPVKETHSKQPQKKKKDRRKGKAADADDDDEDVMEKLKKLSVQPSDEDEEEEVVLPSKGGKKNVKKGGNIFAALSQGQSDDDEDEEEEEEEDDEEDEKPSKSKASAEVPKGKKKDKPKSKKNKDASDEEQDEEPEKKDEEKKGVKKGGKKPAASAAKPSKSPEADEEDEEETQKKGKKEQPKRGKAPPPEDDEDDDKSDGDDTMMCAEDTIREQLEAEKDDPYANLSKKEKKKKKKMLEYERQVASVRAANASEGDFSVSVAELSSRQAMLENASDIKLERFSISAHGKELFVNADLLIVAGRRYGLVGPNGKGKTTLLKHIANRALSIPPNIDVLLCEQEVVADDTPAVQAVLKADTRRLKLLEEEKQLQTRLEAGDDSVTDRLDKVYEELRIIGAAAAEAKARRILAGLGFTSEMQNRPTKKFSGGWRMRVSLARALFMEPTLLMLDEPTNHLDLNAVIWLNNYLQGWKKTLLIVSHDQSFLDEVCTDIVHLDMQKLYYYRGNYLTFKKMYVQKQKELLKQYEKQEKKLKDLKAGGKSTKQAEKQTKEALTRKQQKGKKKGQEEESLEAPELLKRPREYTVKFTFPNPPPLSPPILGLHAVDFTYDGNKALFKNVDFGIDLESRICIVGPNGVGKSTLLLLLTGKLTPTKGEMRKNHRLKMGFFNQQYADQLNMEESATEYLQRNFNLPYQDSRKCLGRFGLESHAHTIQISKLSGGQKARVVFAELSCRQPDVLILDEPTNNLDIESIDALSDAINEYKGAVIIVSHDARLITETSCQLWVVEDRCINAVDGDFDDYKREVLESLGETLVNKNIDP; encoded by the exons ATGCCCAAGAAAAGCAAGGACGTGGAACTATGGGAGGGAGATGAAGTAGAAACGACAACATCATCAG ACAACAAACCAGtcaagaaaggaaagaaagacaagaagggGAAGAAGAGT TTTTTTGAAGAGTTGGCATCAGATACCAAGCCTGAAAAAGAAGAGGAGCCTGTGAAAGAAACCCACTCTAAGCAA CctcagaagaaaaagaaggatcgTCGAAAAGGTAAAGCAGCCGATGCTGATGATGACGACGAAGATGTCATGGAGAAACTGAAGAAACTTTCAGTTCAGCCcagtgatgaagatgaggaggaagaag TTGTGCTTCCCAGCAAAGGTGGGAAGAAAAACGTGAAGAAG GGAGGCAACATTTTTGCAGCTCTTAGCCAGGGAcagagtgatgatgatgaagacgaagaggaggaggaggaggaggatgacgaggaggaTGAAAAACCATCTAAAAGCAAAGCATCTGCA GAAGTGCCAAAGGGCAAGAAAAAAGATAAACCTAAGTCCAAGAAAAACAAG GACGCCTCTGATGAAGAGCAGGATGAGGAACCCGAGAAGAAAGACgaggagaagaagggggtgaagaaaggaggaaagaaaccTGCAGCATCAGCAGCCAAGCCATCTAAG TCTCCAGAGgctgatgaggaagatgaagaggagactCAGAAGAAAGGCAAGAAAGAACAGCCCAAG AGAGGTAAGGCGCCTCCCCCTGAAGATGACGAGGACGACGATAAGAGCGATGGGGATGACACGATGATG TGTGCAGAAGATACCATACGAGAGCAGCTGGAGGCTGAGAAGGACGACCCCTACGCCAACCTGagcaagaaggagaagaagaagaaaaagaaaatg CTGGAATACGAGAGGCAGGTGGCGAGCGTACGAGCGGCGAACGCATCAGAGGGAGACTTCTCCGTCTCTGTGGCTGAGCTGTCCTCCAGGCAAGCCATGCTGGAGAACGCCTCGGACATCAAG CTGGAAAGGTTCAGCATATCTGCTCACGGGAAGGAGTTGTTTGTTAACGCTGACCTCTTGATTGTGGCTGGAAGGCGATATGGTTTAGTTGGACCAAACGG GAAAGGAAAAACCACACTTCTGAAGCACATTGCCAACAGAGCCCTTAGCATCCCACCTAACATTGATGTTCTTCTCTGTGAACAAG agGTGGTGGCTGACGACACTCCGGCAGTGCAGGCGGTGCTGAAGGCGGACACGCGGCGTCTGAAgctcctggaggaggagaagcagctgCAGACCAGACTGGAGGCAGGAGACGACAGCGTGACAGACAGACTGGACAAG GTTTACGAAGAGCTGAGGATAATTGGTGCCGCAGCTGCCGAGGCAAAGGCCCGCAGGATTCTGGCCGGTCTGGGCTTCACCTCGGAGATGCAGAACCGGCCCACCAAGAAGTTCTCTGGAGGCTGGAGGATGAGAGTCTCCCTTGCCAG GGCCCTCTTCATGGAGCCCACGCTGCTTATGCTGGACGAGCCCACTAACCACCTGGATCTCAACGCCGTCATCTGGCTTAACAA tTATCTTCAAGGCTGGAAAAAGACTCTTCTTATTGTTTCTCACGACCAGAGTTTCCTGGATGAAGTCTGTACAGATATCGTTCACTTAGACATGCAAAAGCTCTATTACTACAGAGGAAACTATT TAACTTTCAAGAAGATGTACGTGCAGAAGCAGAAGGAGCTTCTGAAGCAGTATGAGAAACAAGAGAAGAAACTCAAAGACCTGAAGGCTGGAGGAAAGTCAACAAAACAGGCT GAGAAGCAGACCAAAGAGGCCCTGACGCGGAAGCAGCAGAAGGGCAAGAAGAAGGGCCAGGAGGAGGAGAGCCTGGAGGCCCCTGAGCTGCTCAAGAGGCCCCGGGAGTACACAGTCAAGTTCACCTTCCCCAACCCACCGCCCCTCTCGCCACCCATCCTCGGACTGCACG CTGTCGACTTCACGTACGACGGAAACAAGGCTCTATTTAAGAATGTGGACTTTGGTATTGACCTGGAATCCCGAA TTTGCATTGTCGGCCCTAATGGAGTTGGGAAGAGTACATTGCTGCTGCTTCTGACTGGAAAGTTGACTCCT AcaaaaggagagatgaggaagaacCATCGCTTG AAAATGGGCTTCTTCAACCAGCAGTACGCCGACCAGCTGAACATGGAGGAGTCGGCCACGGAGTACCTGCAGAGGAACTTCAACCTGCCCTACCAGGACAGCAGGAAGTGTCTGGGCCGCTTCGGCCTGGAGAGCCACGCCCACACCATCCAGATCTCCAAACTCTCCG GAGGTCAGAAGGCAAGAGTGGTGTTTGCTGAGCTGTCATGCAGGCAACCTGACGTATTGATTCTG GATGAGCCCACCAATAACTTGGACATTGAGTCAATCGATGCCTTATCTGATGCCATCAATGAATACAAAGGAG CTGTTATCATCGTGAGCCACGACGCTCGCTTGATCACGGAGACAAGCTGTCAGCTGTGGGTGGTGGAGGACCGCTGCATCAACGCTGT